TCTTCTCTCTTCATAAAATTCCTCCTGATTTTGCATATCCTATCCAAAATATTTTTATAATAATTTTTTTATTTTTTAAAACAAAAAACAAACTTCATGATAATTAATTTATCTTCATAATTTTATAAAAAATCTGTTAAATATATTTTAAATTTTATTTTTTTAAAAAATTTTTTTATAACTACATAATACATTATTTTCCGTATTTTTCAAAAGGTTTCTTGATTATTTTTATTTTTATCAAAAAAATTTTTATAATTTTATTTGACAAAAAAATTAATTTGGTATATGATTAGTCCAACTTAAAAATTTAATATCCATCAAGAGAGACTGAGGGACTGGCCCTAGGACGTTTCAGCAACCTACCTTATCAGGTGTGGTGCTAATTCCAGACAGATGGCAAGAGCTAAACTTGTTGTACAGTCAAATCTCTATTACTTGATGGTAATGGAGATTTTTTTTATACAAACATCATGGGGAGGGGCTAACATATGATTTTAATTGAAAAAGTCAACAAAATATACTCAAATGGCTTTCATGCAGTAAAGAATGTTGACTTAGAAATAAAAAAGGGAGATATATTTGGAATTATAGGTCTTAGTGGTGCAGGAAAATCCTCACTTATAAGGCTTATTAACAGACTTGAAGAGCCTACAAGTGGAAAAGTAATAATTGATGGAGTGGATATCACTTCTCTTTCAAAAACTGAACTTCTTGAAAAAAGAAAAAAAATAGGAATGATTTTCCAGCATTTTAATCTTCTTTCTTCAAGAACTGTAGGAGAAAATGTTGCTTTTGCATTAGAGATAGCAAAATGGGATAAAAATAAAATTCAAGAAAGAGTAAAAGATCTTTTAGAACTTGTTGAACTATCAGATAAAATAAATTATTATCCTAATCAATTAAGTGGAGGTCAGAAACAAAGAGTTGCTATTGCAAGAGCTCTTGCAAATAACCCTGATATTCTTCTTTCTGATGAAGCTACTTCAGCTCTTGATCCAAAAACTACAAAATCTATACTTGAACTTATTAAAAGTATTCAAAAAAAACTTGGACTTACTGTTGTAATGATAACACATCAAATGGAAGTTATTAAAGAAATCTGCAATAAAGTAGCTGTTATGTCTGGAGGACAGATCGTAGAAAAAGGAGGAGTACACCATATTTTCTCAGATCCTCAGTCAGATATTACAAAAGAACTTATCTCATATCTTCCAAGCACAGATGAAAAAGGAATAGAAGTTATGAAACATAAAGGACAGCATATAGTAAAACTTAAATTCTTAGGAGTAATAGCTGAAGAACCTATCATCTCCCAAGCTACCAGAAAATTTGATATTGATTTAAATATCATAAGTGGTTCTATAGATAATCTTTCTACAATACAAGTTGGACATCTTTATGTTGAACTTGTAGGAAATTTTGAAAAACAAAAACAAGCTATTAAATGGTTTGAAGAATCTGGAGTTATTGTAGAGGTGATATACGATGGTATTTAATATGATTTGGACTTCAACTTTAGAAACTCTTTATATGGTTTTCTTTTCTACTGTTTTTTCTCTTGCAATAGGTTTTCCTGTAGGAATACTTCTTGTGGTTACAAAAGAAGGGAATATTATGGAAAGACCAAAACTTAATCAGTTTCTTGAAATTATTATAAATACTTTAAGATCTTTTCCTTTTATCATTTTGATGATATGTCTATTTCCTCTTTCAAGAATTGTAGTGGGAACAACAATTGGAAGCACTGCTGCCATTGTTCCTCTTTCAATATCAGCAGCACCTTTTGTTGCAAGAATGGTTGAAGGAGCATTAAATGAAATTGACAAA
The nucleotide sequence above comes from Fusobacterium perfoetens. Encoded proteins:
- a CDS encoding methionine ABC transporter ATP-binding protein, yielding MILIEKVNKIYSNGFHAVKNVDLEIKKGDIFGIIGLSGAGKSSLIRLINRLEEPTSGKVIIDGVDITSLSKTELLEKRKKIGMIFQHFNLLSSRTVGENVAFALEIAKWDKNKIQERVKDLLELVELSDKINYYPNQLSGGQKQRVAIARALANNPDILLSDEATSALDPKTTKSILELIKSIQKKLGLTVVMITHQMEVIKEICNKVAVMSGGQIVEKGGVHHIFSDPQSDITKELISYLPSTDEKGIEVMKHKGQHIVKLKFLGVIAEEPIISQATRKFDIDLNIISGSIDNLSTIQVGHLYVELVGNFEKQKQAIKWFEESGVIVEVIYDGI